A portion of the Zymoseptoria tritici IPO323 chromosome 8, whole genome shotgun sequence genome contains these proteins:
- the CNB-1 gene encoding serine/threonine-protein phosphatase 2B catalytic subunit (Calcium-dependent, calmodulin-stimulated protein phosphatase. This subunit may have a role in the calmodulin activation of calcineurin.), which yields MDGQASQEQHIDNAVRKMQEKKQIPEIDFTLHTMEDGTQVSTQERVCKDVQAPAFNVPTEDQIVSPQDPSKPNLAFLKQHLYREGRLTEEQALWIINGGTAVLRAEPNLLEMDAPITVCGDIHGQYFDLMKLFEVGGDPAETRYLFLGDYVDRGYFSIECVLYLWALKMWYPNTLWLLRGNHECRHLTDYFTFKLECKHKYSEKVYEACMESFCSLPLAAVMNKQFLCIHGGLSPELHTLEDIKALDRFREPPTHGLMCDILWADPLEEFGQEKTQEYFIHNHVRGCSYFFSYPAACAFLEKNNLLSIIRAHEAQDAGYRMYRKTRTTGFPSVMTIFSAPNYLDVYNNKAAVLKYENNVMNIRQFNCTPHPYWLPNFMDVFTWSLPFVGEKITDMLIAILNTCSKEELEDETPLSSGPSSPPLNSPTNQLNMDPDSIEYKRRAIKNKILAIGRLSRVFQVLREESERVTELKTASGGRLPAGTLMLGAEGIKQAITSFEDARKVDLQNERLPPSHEEVRRSAEHSRDEALKRASREAENDTQLAGVARRISM from the exons ATGGACGGCCAGGCCTCTCAGGAGCAGCACATTGACAATGCTGTTCGCAAGatgcaggagaagaagcaaaTCCCAGAAATTGACTTCACGCTCCACACAATGGAGGATGGGACACAAGTGAGCACGCAGGAGCGAGTATGCAAAG ACGTGCAAGCGCCCGCTTTCAACGTGCCCACCGAAGACCAGATCGTTTCTCCACAGGATCCTTCGAAACCTAATCTCGCGTTCTTGAAGCAGCATTTATACCGAGAAGGTCGCCTCACAGAAGAGCAAGCGTTATGGATCATCAATGGAGGAACCGCGGTGCTGCGCGCAGAGCCGAACTTGCTTGAGATGGATGCGCCAATCACTGTGTGCGGAGACATTCATGGCCAGTACTTTGACCTGATGAAGCTGTTCGAGGTTGGTGGTGACCCAGCCGAGACCCGATATTTGTTCTTGGGCGACTACGTGGACCGTGGATACTTCTCGATCGAGTGCGTTCTTTACCTGTGGGCGCTCAAGATGTGGTACCCGAACACCCTCTGGCTGCTCCGCGGCAACCACGAGTGCCGCCATTTGACAGATTACTTCACGTTCAAGCTTGAGTGCAAGCACAAGTACAGCGAAAAGGTCTACGAGGCATGCATGGAGTCGTTCTGCTCTTTGCCTTTGGCGGCGGTCATGAACAAGCAGTTCCTCTGCATTCACGGTGGTCTCAGCCCGGAATTGCACACCTTGGAGGACATCAAGGCGCTCGACAGGTTCAGAGAGCCACCGACTCACGGCCTCATGTGCGACATTCTTTGGGCCGATCCATTGGAAGAATTTGGTCAGGAAAAGACTCAGGAATACTTCATCCACAACCACGTCCGAGGGTGCTCATATTTCTTCAGCTATCCAGCCGCGTGCGCATTCTTGGAGAAGAACAATCTGCTTTCGATCATCCGAGCACACGAGGCGCAAGATGCTGGGTACAGAATGTACAGGAAGACTCGCACCACTGGATTTCCCTCCGTCATGACCATATTCTCTGCACCGAATTATCTGGACGTCTACAACAACAAGGCTGCGGTATTGAAGTACGAGAATAATGTCATGAATATCCGACAGTTCAACTGCACTCCCCACCCATACTGGCTGCCAAACTTCATGGACGTCTTTACGTGGTCTCTTCCCTTCGTTGGTGAGAAGATCACAGACATGCTCATTGCGATTCTCAACACATGCAGCAAGGAGGAACTTGAGGACGAGACACCGCTTTCGTCTGgtccatcttcgccgccacTCAACTCGCCGACCAATCAGCTCAACATGGATCCTGACAGTATCGAGTACAAGCGCCGTGCCATCAAGAACAAAATCCTGGCCATTGGCAGATTGTCTCGCGTTTTTCAAGTCTTGCGTGAAGAGTCTGAGCGGGTCACCGAGCTCAAGACGGCTTCCGGAGGAAGACTGCCCGCTGGCACGCTCATGCTCGGCGCGGAGGGTATCAAGCAAGCCATCACATCATTCGAAGATGCTCGCAAGGTTGATCTGCAGAATGAGCGTCTCCCACCAAGCCACGAGGAGGTCCGAAGAAGCGCAGAACACTCGAGAGATGAGGCTCTCAAGCGCGcttcgagagaagccgagAACGATACGCAGCTCGCAGGTGTGGCGCGGAGAATATCAATGTGA
- a CDS encoding uncharacterized protein (hypothetical protein, similar to; gi|156063792|ref|XP_001597818.1| hypothetical protein SS1G_02014 [Sclerotinia sclerotiorum. Predicted extracellular) has product MLSKFILAAATACGLFVSSVNGHMVIYSPVPYGQDSLTNSPLENDGSDFPCKQRSGVYDITKMNEMPVGVPQTLAFMGGATHGGGSCQVSVTLDKEPTKDSEWKVIHSIVGGCPSNYSENLSQDANGKNSAIFQFSVPKGMPNGEYTLAWTWFNKIGNREMYMNCAPISVTGGSSNNDVYNSLPTMFVINMPREECATSEMEDFVFPDPGLYVETAQQTALGSKTSGSNCAAVTAKGAGKGSAGSPAQPTGGYGSAPAGSDAPSSGNGSDTGNAAPPGAQGSSPAPTAPPLYPFRGGSKGVVNGPGSDTKPITASQEASAPAGTPAAAPPTENSPSGSSAPPTYNTPSDSAAPSGNTTSSGDCSGGAVSCPNPGAVVCIGSSQWGLCDINNCAVPRELSAGTSCAAGVVSKRSAGHLRRHVHHVRSY; this is encoded by the exons ATGCTTTCCAAATTCATCCTTGCGGCAGCCACTGCATGTGGTCTATTCGTCTCGTCCGTCAACGGACACATGGTCATCTATTCTCCTGTTCCATACGGCCAGGACTCCCTCACCAACAGCCCTCTCGAGAACGACGGATCCGATTTTCCCTGCAAGCAGCGCTCCGGCGTCTATGATATCACGAAGATGAACGAGATGCCCGTTGGTGTTCCTCAAACGCTAGCCTTCATGGGCGGTGCCACCCACGGTGGTGGTTCTTGCCAGGTCTCGGTCACCCTGGACAAGGAGCCTACGAAAGACAGCGAGTGGAAGGTCATCCACTCGATCGTCGGCGGGTGTCCATCCAACTACAGCGAGAACTTGTCACAGGATGCAAACGGCAAGAACTCGGCCATCTTCCAGTTCTCGGTGCCGAAGGGAATGCCGAATGGAGAGTACACACTTGCGTGGACTTGGTTCAACAAGATCG GAAACCGCGAAATGTACATGAACTGTGCTCCTATATCTGTCACTGGAGGCTCCAGCAACAACGACGTGTACAATTCCCTTCCGACCATGTTCGTGATCAACATGCCGAGAGAGGAGTGTGCTACGAGCGAAATGGAAGACTTCGTGTTTCCCGACCCTGGCCTGTACGTCGAGACAGCACAGCAGACTGCGTTGGGAAGCAAAACTTCCGGAAGCAATTGCGCCGCCGTCACTGCCAAGGGCGCCGGCAAGGGTTCCGCTGGCTCACCCGCTCAGCCCACCGGCGGCTACGGCTCTGCTCCCGCCGGCTCCGACGCCCCCTCGTCAGGAAACGGCAGCGATACTGGCAACGCGGCGCCTCCTGGTGCTCAAGGCTCCTCTCCCGCTCCGACTGCTCCTCCCCTTTATCCCTTCCGTGGTGGCTCCAAGGGTGTGGTGAACGGACCGGGATCCGATACGAAACCCATCACTGCCTCTCAAGAGGCTTCCGCGCCAGCAGGCACCCCTGCCGCCGCTCCTCCGACTGAGAACTCTCCCAGCGGAAGCTCTGCCCCTCCCACATACAACACACCAAGCGATAGCGCTGCGCCCTCGGGCAATACTACCTCGTCGGGCGACTGCAGTGGAGGCGCAGTTTCTTGCCCCAACCCCGGTGCGGTGGTCTGCATAGGAAGCAGTCAATGGGGTCTCTGCGACATCAACAACTGCGCTGTCCCTCGAGAGCTGTCCGCCGGGACCTCGTGCGCAGCTGGCGTTGTCAGCAAACGAAGCGCGGGACACCTTCGCAGGCACGTCCACCATGTCcgcagctactag
- a CDS encoding 60S ribosomal protein L2, whose translation MGRVIRNQRKGRGSIFTANTRLNKTPAKFRTYDFAERHGYIRGVVKDIVHDAGRGAPLAKVVFRDPYRYKLHTETFIANEGMYTGQFIYAGKNASLTIGNVLPLGSVPEGTVVSNVEEKIGDRGALGRTSGNYVTVIGHNPDEGKTRIKLPSGAKKVVKSSVRGMIGIVAGGGRTDKPLMKASRAKHKFAVKRNSWPKTRGVAMNPVDHPHGGGNHQHIGKASTISRYAAQGQKAGLIAARRTGLLRGTQKTKD comes from the exons ATG GGTCGTGTTATTCGCAACCAGAGGAAGGGACGCGGGTCCATCTTCACCGCGAACACCC GCCTCAACAAGACCCCGGCTAAGTTCCGCACCTACGATTTCGCCGAGCGCCATGGATACATTCGTGGTGTTGTAAAGGACATTGTCCACGATGCCGGCCGCGGCGCACCACTCGCCAAGGTCGTTTTCCGCGACCCATACCGATACAAGCTCCACACCGAGACCTTCATCGCCAACGAGGGCATGTACACCGGCCAGTTCATCTACGCCGGCAAGAACGCCTCGCTCACCATCGGAAACGTCCTTCCTCTCGGATCCGTCCCAGAAGGTACCGTTGTCAGCAacgtggaggagaagattgGCGACAGAGGTGCCCTCGGCAGGACCTCCGGAAACTACGTGACTGTTATCGGACACAACCCTGATGAGGGCAAGACTCGCATCAAGCTCCCATCCGGTGCCAAGAAGGTCGTCAAGAGCTCCGTCCGTGGAATGATTGGAATTGTTGCTGGAGGTGGCAGGACCGACAAGCCTCTCATGAAGGCGTCGCGTGCTAAGCACAAGTTCGCTGTCAAGCGCAACTCGTGGCCCAAGACTCGTGGTGTTGCCATGAACCCCGTCGACCAT CCTCACGGTGGTGGTAACCACCAGCATATCGGTAAGGCCTCGACCATCTCCCGCTACGCCGCACAAGGTCAAAAGGCCGGTCTCATTGCTGCGCGGAGAACGGGTCTCCTGCGTGGTACCCAGAAGACGAAGGATTAG